The Melospiza melodia melodia isolate bMelMel2 chromosome 7, bMelMel2.pri, whole genome shotgun sequence genome has a segment encoding these proteins:
- the F2RL3 gene encoding proteinase-activated receptor 4, whose product MGTLGIRQLLLCWALWGLCLASDYDDYSQNSTSDQPSTPEVTPCPRAIPGDQATVNNVTYLLIPEATRAQLGSAITVRLIPCLYVLVLLLGLPSNALALWVLATRAERRAPTVFLMNLATADLLLISVLPFKISYYFLGNHWPFGEGLCRLTTALFYGNMYCSVLLLSCISVDRYLAVAHPFSSRAFRTPTLAASTCAGVWLCSAALTLPLTLQQQSYPLLGAGLTLCHDVLPRHDDDGFYFYYFVVLISCAFLLPLVLLVLSSGAVLRVLLRGGGRYGHAAKLTALMVVTLVVFYAPSNILLLLHYSSPCSRLHGRLYLGYMVSLALSTFNSCADPFVYYYVSEDFREKVKRRVFRGSKKTTTSLKTSKETLPRSKHSLV is encoded by the exons ATGGGCACCCTTGGGatcaggcagctcctgctctgctgggcccTCTGGGGACTCTGCCTGGCCTCAGACTATGATG aTTACTCCCAGAACAGCACCAGCGATCAGCCCAGCACTCCAGAGGTCACCCCTTGTCCCCGAGCCATCCCGGGGGACCAGGCCACGGTCAACAACGTCACCTACCTGCTGATCCCCGAGGCCACCCGTGcccagctgggcagtgccatcACGGTGCGCCTCATCCCGTGTCTGTATGTCCTGgtgctcctgctggggctgccctccAACGCCCTGGCCCTGTGGGTGCTGGCCACGCGGGCCGAGCGCCGGGCGCCCACCGTGTTCCTGATGAACCTGGCCACGGCCGACCTGCTGCTCATCTCCGTGCTGCCCTTCAAGATCTCCTATTATTTCCTGGGCAACCACTGGCCCTTCGGGGAAGGGCTGTGCCGCCTCACCACGGCGCTGTTCTACGGGAACATGTACTGCTCcgtgctgctgctcagctgcatcAGCGTGGATCGCTACCTGGCCGTGGCTCACCCCTTCTCCTCCCGCGCTTTCCGCACTCCCACCTTGGCCGCCAGCACCTGTGCCGGGGTCTGGCTCTGCTCCGCCGCCCTCACGCTGCCCCTGACCCTGCAGCAGCAATCCTACCCGCTGCTCGGGGCAGGCCTCACGCTGTGCCACGATGTGCTGCCCAGGCATGATGACGATGGGTTTTACTTTTATTATTTCGTGGTGTTGATCTCCTGCGCCTTCCTGCTgccgctggtgctgctggtgctgagctcgGGCGCGGTGCTGCGCGTCCTCCTGCGAGGGGGAGGCCGCTACGGCCACGCCGCCAAGCTCACGGCCCTCATGGTGGTCACTCTTGTGGTTTTTTATGCTCCCAGCAACATCCTGCTGCTGCTTCACTactccagcccctgctccaggctgcacGGCCGGCTGTACCTCGGCTACATGGTCAGCCTGGCCCTCAGCACCTTCAATAGCTGTGCTGATCCCTTTGTGTATTATTACGTGTCGGAGGATTTTCGGGAAAAGGTAAAGAGGAGAGTGTTCAGGGGCAGCAAAAAAACCACCACGTCCCTAAAGACCTCCAAGGAAACGCTGCCCCGTTCCAAGCACTCGCTGGTGTGA